CCGGTGCATTTGTCGAGATAGAGGATGTGTCTGCCTTTGAAGCCTGGGTAGGCTATGCTTGCCTTGGGGTCGTATCGATAGTTTTCACCCGTCGTGTTGATGATTTTCTCGTAGGGATACTTTATCGTGACTGTGGGCATAAACACGTGTTTCAGGGCGACTATCATCGGCTTAACTATCCTTGCAAACGTCTCGAAAACCAACGCGCGTCACCTAGCGAAAAGCCGTCCCAGGATAAATAGGTAATCAGTTAACAATTACACGGTTCGTCTGCTTGGCGAGGAGATATTTCCTATATAGCCTGTGGCCGAAAAGAGCGTTAAAGATTGTCAACAGCTGGAGAGTCACGTGGGTGGCGATAAACACTGGCAGCGGTTGTTTCAGAATCACTATCACTACTATAGCCGTTATGAAGATGAAGAAGTGTACGAGGATTGCTGCCACGACCGATGTTGTCTGGTATTTCTTCACGGCCTCTTCTATTGGTGATGTTTCACTTGGCTTCAGGCTTGACCACCTGTTGACGAGTTTTATCCAACTGGTTGAGATATTCTCCTGGAAAGTCTGGCATGTGGTTCTTGATGGATTGCCACGGGTCTGCGTCAGCCTTTGGCCCAAACTTCCAGCTCAGCAGCACGTTTAACAAGAAGACTGCGGTGCCTATGCCTATTAGAAAAGCTCCAACAGAGGCAACTACATGCCAGGGTTGGTACTCGGGGACATAGCTGTAGTATCGCCGCGGCATACCCATCAAACCGAGGATCATCATCGACATGAAGACAAGATACTGTCCGACGTTAGCTGTTATTGCATGGATTTTGCCGAGGGATTCGCTGTACATTCTCTTGGTCAAGTATGGGAAGTAGTAGTATGTTGCGGCGAAAGCTGCTTGGGATATGGCGCCGAAGAGGATGAAGTGCATGTGGCCTACAACCCAGTAGGTGTCGTGGACGTGCCAGTCGACAGGTATCGCTGGATGGAAAACACCTGTTATCCCCCCGACAATAAATGTGGCTATGAACGAGAGCGTGAATATTGTTGGAGTGTTGTACCTTATTTTTCCTCCCCACAGTGTTGCCTCCCAGTTAACCACTTTAACGCCGGATGGAATGGCGACAAGCATCGTCATTATCATGAACGGGGCGAGGGTCAGTGGTGATAACCCGGTGGTGAACATGTGGTGGGCCCATACACCGAAGCTGAGCACCGCTATGAGAACCGATGACAGTGCTATCATCCGGTAGCCGACGATGGGTTTCTTGACGAGGCGAGGCAGTATCTCTGATATTATGCCCATGGCGGGGATGACTAGTATGTAGACCTCTGGGTGGCCGAAGAACCAGAAGAGATGTTGCCAAAGGATTGGGTCGCCTCCCTGTGCGGGGAGATAGAAGCCTGTTCCAAGGTTTCTGTCGAGCAGTAGCATGGTTAAGCCGAACGCCAGTGGGGGAACGGCGAAAATTATGATGAAAGCAGTTACAACCCATGACCATACGAATAGAGGAAGCCTCCACCACCCCATGTCAGCTCTTCTAAGCCGCCAAGTCGTGACTATGAAGTTCAAGGCCCCAACCATCGACGAGGTGCCTGCTACATGCAGGCTCAGTATCCAAAGGTCGACTCCAACACTAGGCTCAATCACAGAGAGTGTTGCATAACCTGTCCAGCCTATGTTTGCCCAGCTCGACATGAGCAGGACACCGGCTGCCAGAAACAGCCAGAAGCTCAGGGCATTGAGCTTGGGATAATACATGTCCGGAGCCCCTATCATTTTGGGGATTAGATAGTTTCCCAGACCAGCGAAAACTGGCATGGCCCAGAAGAAGACCATCAATGTGCCATGTATCGTGAAAAGTGAGGAGTAGGTGTTTGAGTCTACTAGGTTGCCCTGAGGCGTGGCCAGCTCAAACCGCATCAACAGAGCCAACAGTCCACCGATGACGAGGAAGACATAGGATGCGGCGATGTATAGCATTCCTATGTGGGCGTGGTTGGTTGTCGACAGGATCTGGTAGAGGCTCTTGTACCATGGCTTGGGTTGAGTTTTTTCCATTGTTACCGCGGTCATGGCTCAACCACCATGTTCGCTCTCATACTGTAGTGGCCTTGTCCACAGAACTCTGCGCATTGTATTAAATATGTCCCTGGCTCCAACGGAGTTACATAGAGGACGTTTGTGCGGCCGGGTACGACGTCTTTCTTCAACCCAAAGTCTCTAAGGTAGAAGCTATGGATGACGTCTTCGGAGTTTAGCTCGAGTCTCACGGTTTGGCCTGCCTTGACACGGAGCTCGCCGCTGACGGTTCCATCGGGGTAGACAAACTGCCAGGCAAACTGGCGTGCGACAACCTTGACCGTCAAATCCGCTGGCTTATTTGCTTCGAGGTCATTCAAAACATTCCACGACCAGAAACCGATTACAACGAACAGTATTAATGCGCCGACGATTGTAGCGTTCTCCACCAGCTTAACCCTTTCCATGCCATCATTCACCTTTTTCTCTGAATTTATACATCATGAAGAAGAGTGCGCCGATGAATATGGAGCCCACCGCGGAGCCGGCGATGTAAACAAATTGGTAGAGCCTGTTAATTTCTATGGTTTGGGGTGACAGGGGTCTGAAGAGCTGCCCAAAGTTTCCTAGGATAAGTAGGGTTGAGAAGATGGCGAAGATTATTAGAGCGAGTACGAGGTAGTCTGTTGTCCTTGTCTCAGACATGGGGGACCATCTCCGGGGCTGTATTTTTGTGTTTTTCCTGTATGCGTATGACGTAGGCTGCGGTGGCTAACGAGGAGTGGAGCGCTAAAACGGTTGCAGCAACCGCTTGATGAGCGGCTATGACTATTGGAGGTATGGCTGTGAAGATTACCACCGCGCCCACCACGAAAACCTGCAGCAAAAGCGCTGCGAAAGCATATACGGCCAGGGGACGGAGTGTGGTTCTCCAGCCGAGGTAGAAGGTGTAGACTCCTGAGAGGAAGGTGATGAAGGCAACGATTCGGTGTCCGAATTCGAGGAGAATGAATGGGTCGTTTTCGAGTGGGCAGAGGGGCCAGTCGGGACACGCCATTCCCGCGCCAACCTTGCTCACATAGCTGCCTAGGGACATCGTCAAAATCGCCAGTAGCGATGTGCCGAGGGCGGAGTAGAAAACCCGCCTAAGATTCATTTGGAGAAAAAGTCTCTGTGCGTTTATTTATATGTAGCCGGGCATCACTTCTTTGGAAAACTTCTCCATATCTTTAACATAGTCTTCGGCGGGTTTGTCTCCAAAATAGAGAGCAAAGTGTGTGACATTTAGATTGATGTATTGTTCTATGGTGTCGATTATCTTGTTGGGGGAGCCTGTGAGGATTGCCCTGTTCTCGCCTGCTCTGACCTTTACGACTTGGGGGGTTTTTCCCGAGAAGTCTACGGTGAAACGTCCTGATATTTTGAAGCCCTCGGTCTTACTAATGTTGGAAACCCGTTCGCTAAGTGTGTCAAGAGTTATGCCTGTGAAGTGCCACGCCTGACCATGTTTCATGGCTCGTCTTAAGGCGTGTTCGCTGTTTCCGCCAATCCAGATCGGTGGACCGCCATTCTGTGCAGGGGCGGGTTCGAAGATACCGGCTTCCACCTTGTAGTATCGGCCTTTGAAAGATACTTCTCCCCCTTGCCACAGCTGTTTAATGAGTTGAAGGGCTTCGTCAAACCTGCGTCCCCTGTTTCTAAAATTCATACCGAGGTTTTGGAACTCTTCTTCACACCATCCAGCTCCAAACCCCGCCACCACCCGTCCTCCGCTGAGCACATCGATGGCTGCCAGAGCTTTTGCCACTTGGACAGGTTCCCTCATAGGAAGAATTAGCACAGAGGAGCCGACCTTAACCTCTTCAGTAACAGATGCGACGTGGGCCATGGTGGTGATAGCTTCGAGGATGTTTCCGTAAGGATACCTCTGGGTCGGAGGCAGCAGCAAATGGTCGGTTATCCACACTGACTCGTACCCAAGCTCCTCAGCTTCTGATGCGATGACATCTATAGACTTGGGTGAGAGATGTTTTCCGAAGTTGGGTAGACAGACGCCGAACTCGATTCTCATATCTCAACACCCGCAAGCCTGCGGCTGAGACGTAACAGCTTTCTCACCACATCATATGCATCGACGCCGAACACAACCGCCATAGGCTCCTTGCCCACATCTCCACGGTGATAAACAACGTCCACCACGCCGCCTGCTTTTCTTATAGCCTCCTCTATCCCCCACGGAATGGTGCGTCCCTCCTCTTTCTTAACCTCCTCAGGCTCGGCGCCTCTGTCATATGATGAGACGCTTAGGCCAAGGGCCTCTAATGTGGAAAGTATTTCATCGTCGAATCGAATGTTGGCGGCGCTTTTTACGGATGGGTCATGTTTCATGGCTGTCAGTACGGCGTTGGCGACGTGTCGTGATGCGCCGAACCACGGCTCCAAGGCAGATGTGAACCCGTCAGGTGTTTTTACTATGCGGCCTGGTACACCCACCACATCTTCGGGCGAGGACGCGTATTCGGTTGCGACCACGATGTTTGACCCGCTCTCGGGAATTAACCGCTGGAAAGATTCTTCCCGCTCAATCATCTTCAACGCTTCTTTTAGCTGGCGGAGTGCTGTCAGTTTTTCGGAGTTTTCGTAGACGGCTCCTGTGGGGTGGACAGGGCCGTAGCCGCGTCCGATGTCTAATCCTCTTTTTATTGCTTCGTTTACGAACCTCTGGGCCGCTTGGACCGCTTGGGGGATTTTCCAGCCTTTGGCGAGGTAGGCCGCAGTGGCTGATGCGAATACGCATCCAGTTCCATGGGTGTTGCGTGTATGGATTTTCTCGGCGGCAAACTTGTATATGTTACCTGCGTACAGGAGGATGTCCATGGTTGTTTCACCGGGTAGGTGTCCACCCTTAACCACCACCGCCTCGGGCCCCATCTCAGCTATCCTATGAGCAGCATCCACCATTTCCTCAGCGGAGCTGATCTCGATGCCTGTCAACAGCTTTGCCTCGTTTATGTTTGGGGTTACCACGGTTGCCAGCGGCAGCAGCTTCTTCACGAGGGCGTCAACGGCGTTGGGCTTCAGCAATGGCGCACCACTCTTAGCGACCGCAACAGGGTCAACAACCAGTGGAACCTTTATCTCCGATAACTCGTCTGCAACAGATTCGATAATCTCCTCGCTGAACAGCATGCCGGTTTTGACGGCGTCAACACCGATGTCAACGGTGACGACGCGTATCTGCTCCCTAATTATTTCGGCGGGTACTTGGTGAATAGCAGTTACAGTTTCTGTGTTTTGGGCTGTTATGCAGGTGATGGCTGACATGCCGTGAACTCCGAGTGCGGCAAATGTTTTAAGGTCCGCTTGAATCCCGGCGCCACCGCCTGAGTCCGACCCTGCGACGGTCAGGACGCGTTTAACCATGCCCATAGCTCCCCTCGGTGTTATAAAAGCTGAACCTTTTCTTGACAACCCCGGCAGACCTTCTCTCTTCAGCCGTCATGTTGAACACATTCTGGAGCATGTCCAGATAGTTTTTAGAAGGTTCTACGCCTCTTCGCGACATCATTCTCTTGGCTGTTTCGAGGGCCTGCTCGATGTTGAGCTCAATTTTTTCCGTGGGTGTGTGTATTGTGTAGGATGGGATGTCTGTCTGAGCTTCTCGGTAGACGTGGCTTGCTACTCCGATTTTTACACCGCCTGAAACCATGGTGCCTATTCCTGTTTTGACGTGGTCTGCGAAGAATGAGCCGAGGAACTGTCTCCCGGTTTCGACCCTTCTGCCCTCAACGGTCATTCTAAAGCTGCCGTAGGTGTTTTTCATGTTGGAGACTGTTGTTCCAGCGGCTATGTTCACCCACTCGCCCACCACGCTGTGTCCCAAAAACCCGTAATGCCTCTTGTTGGAATATCCCATAAAGACACATCCCTCAACCTCGCCGCCAACTCTGCACACGGGCCCGAAAGAGCAGCTCGCGATGTATGAGTTTGGGAAAATGCGGGATGATTTCCCAACATAGCATGGACCAACAATTTTCGTGAACGACTCCACAACAACGCCCTCATCAAGCACAATTGGGCCTTTCCTATCATCCAAGACCACATGATTATCCAATTCAACCTCCCCGCGGGCAAACACAAGGTCTCTCTGACCGTAACTTGTCTTTTCTCCGAAAACCTCATCCAGAATTAGCTTGGGTGAGAGCTCAACTATGTCCCACAGGTTGTTGACGAGGTTCGCCTCCAGCTCCCTCTTGGTCAAGTGGTGCACCGGGATTTCGACCCTTTTTCCCGGCGTTGTCAGGCTTTGCCAGAAATTTTCGGGGAGGTCTGGCTCGGCCAGCTTAACTGCCGCAACTTCTCCACCAACGTAGAATACACAGCCGGGTTCTGCTTTTCTGAGCGTCTCCGCCACCACCTTGTTTACGACGAGTCTACCGTTGATGAGTAATGTTTCGCCCTCTGTCGGCGGCATGTTTACAATGGCCTCTGGATACTTCTCCCCCAAGACCTGTGAGAGATGTTGTCTTGTGTAGAGATGGATTTGCGCCACGTCGGTGAAGTGGTGTTTTATTTTCTCGACGTTGGTGCCGGTTCCTATGAATATGTCGTAGACGGGTTTTGTGGTTGTTAGGGGCCAGAACCGCAGTAGGCCGGGGTCCTCGTAGACGCAGATGTTCATGAGGCTTCTTGTCAACGGCTGGAATTAAGGTTGATAACTATGTTAACATGCTTTGATAGTTCCTCTACTCTCCGTTTCTCCGATTCCGTGAGACCTGTTCCAAAGTCCTCGGCCAGCCTTGTTCCGTAGTAGGCTGTCGCGATGAAGGTGGAGGCTTTCTCAACATATGCAAGTAGCTCAGCTGCCTCGGCTCCGTGGAGAAATATAGTGACGTCGTTGACTGCGAGGACAGGTGTCGGATTCTGAATAAATTCATTGAATAGTCTCTTGGCGGTCTCGAGATTTGAGTGGACGTATTTTTTGAGTTCTTCCGCGTTGCATGCCATGAGCCGTGGTGCGTAGATGTTGGGTGGTCGCTTGTAGTGGAGGCCGTCGACTCTCATGTGTTCTGTTAATGGGCCGCCTACGTCCATTATGCGTGGGGGCGCGAGGTCTATGACGGTTATGCTGCATGGCCCCAGCTTGGTGAGAAGGTTCTGGAGGACTTGGGCGAGGAGGCTTGTTTTTCCCGAGCCTGCCTCTCCGATGATAAGGGTTCTTTTGCCCAGCAGCTCCTCGGGGTTCAACGCTGTCTGCGTATTGTTGCGGTGATGGCTCTGGATATAACTCCATATCTTTCTGCCGCGAGTAGGAAGAGGAATCCCGCCACAGTGCCTATGATGGAGCTAACGGCCCAGCCTCCCCAGAGCAAGAGAAGGGCTGGCCAGAACCCGAGTGTCTCAAGGTTACGGAGCATGACTGCCGCGGGCCCCACCGCTGGCCCTATACCCGGCGCCACTACCGCGAGCGCTATTGTTCCACCTATCAACACAGTGCCTATTGGTTCTGCGAAAGCAGCCAGATACCTTAGACGAGGATTCCGTAATCTTTTAAGCAGAATGTAGAATAGGCCGACCAACACCGCTCCGGGAATGCCGCCCGGGTATGCGAACACTGTCCCCGTTCCCAGCGCAATCCGCACTGTTCCGATTATGATTGCGACAATTGCTCCCCAGAGCGGGCCCAGCAGAACGCCTGAGAGTACGTTGATGAAATGCTGGCCCGGAAAAGCTCTTGACCCAAGCCATTCAAACATCATGGGAGATATTACTATCCCTAGAGCGCTCAAAGCCGATGCTAGAGCCACTTTTTTGGAGAGGTTCATGTAATTGCTGTGTTTCTAAAGGATATAAGGATATGAATAAGTGGCTTATTTCCAAACCCAGTAGCTGCTCGTCAGGTAGTTGACAGCCATGCCAGCCAACACGCCCACGATGTTGGAAACCAGATAAAATATCCCCAGGAAATCGGTTAGGAGATATAGGATGCCTAGCGAAGTTATGGTTCCCGCTATTCTTGAGCCGTGGAATTTGAGAGGCGTCCGGGTATGCCTGTGGGCCCTGCTCTGTCTCGGAAGGTCCAGTACTCGTTGAGGAAAAAGTTGTTGAGAATAGAGATTTCGAGGCTTATAACGGCGGCTATGAGATACAGCCTCTCGCCAAAGACATAGTTTGTGAGCAGGAAGAGCGCTACTGTGTTTACGACGAGGCCGACGCCGCCCACCACGCTAAACTTGATGAGCCTCGGGATATCTAAGCTCCTTAGAAAACTTCTCATCTCTTCACCCTTCTGAGAAGATGTTGAGGCTTGTCTGGCCTGAGACAGGCTTAAGTCCTGTGAACCTCACTCCAACACGTCTAAGCATCATCTTCTCATCTGTCTCGAGAAGTTTTGTCAAGAGAATGCGCAGGGTTCTCAAAACCTCGTCGAGAGACGCTCCAAACCGTATGTCAGCCTGTCGAGTGATTGTTTCTAGACGCGTGGTTATAGCTATCAACCCTATCTTTGAGGCGAAAAACTTAGCCGACGCAAGCCTCGTGTAAGCCTGTGAAGCGGCTGCCGCAAGCGTCTCCATGACCTCCTCGACTTCGCGAGTGTTCCGTTTAAGGGTGACTATTTTGCTCAACTGCTTAGGCGGAGGCCTCTCCTCTATAACCTCGTCATAAATTCCCCTTGAAGCTAGGTAAAGGTATTGGGCTTTCTTTGGCCCGAAAAGTTCCTCGAGCTTCTCCAGACTTTGACGCGAAAGGTCGCCGACTGTTTTGATTTGGTGCTCGGCGAGGATTGACTCTGTTTTAGCCCCTATGCCGGGCAGGTTCTTGACAGGAAGGTCACTTAGGAACTCTTCCAAATTTTCTGGTTTCACGACTGTGAGGCCATCAGGCTTCGAGTAATCGGCCGCCATCTTAGCTACGACACGGTTAGGGCCTATCCCAACGCTGCAAGTTAAACCAAAATTTGCCCTGATCATTTCCTTAACTTCTTTCGCGAATTCCTCGGCCTCGGCGTAGTCGCTTCCCACGGCCTGTGTAACATCCATCACGGCCTCGTCTACGCTCTCCACACGGAGGGGTGTGTTGAATTTCTTGAGGTTGTCCATGATTTGGCGCGAGATGTTTGCATAGTGTTCTAGCCGCACGGGAAGAATTACTGCCTCCTCTGGTAGAAGCTTCTTGGCTGCTTTTATGGGCATTCCTGCTTTTACCCCGAATCTTCTCGCCACATAGTTTGCTGAGCTCACTACTCCGCTGTCGGAAGTTCTTCCTGAGAAGACGCATACGCAGAGCGGCTTACCCCTTAGCTCAGGGTTTTCGACCTCCTCAATCTGGGCGAAAAAATAGTCAAGGTCTAGGAATAGAACAATCCGCGGCAATTCCGGAAAATCTTCCTCGGAACGGTATAAAAGCCTCCACGCATTACATAGAGGTGATGCGTAGGATAGGGATTGCTCGGGGGCCACAGCTTTTTCTATACAGTTTTCCCGAGCCGCATCCCTTGAACAGGGTAAGGCTTGAGGCCTTCTACCAAAAGCTTGACAGCGAAGGGAAAAATTTGCAGGGTTTGTTGTTTGTCGAGCCGGAAAAAGCAGGGAAAGACGATGTGATGCTTTTCCACACACCTGCTTATGTCGAGTTTGTCGAAGAAAGATGCAGGGTGGGAAAAGGTTACCTCGACTACGGTGACACACCCGCTTTCCCGGGCTGTTTCGAAGCAGCTTCATACGTCGTTGGAACAACGCTTAAACTGCTACGCATGATTATCTCCGGCGAGATTTCGGCAGGTTTCAACCCGATGGGTGGCCTGCATCACGCGAGACGTGACAGAGCTGGCGGGTTCTGCATATTTAACGATGCCGGGGTGGCCATCGAGTATCTCCTCAGACGCGAAAACATGCGGAACGTCGCCTACGTAGACATTGATGCTCATCATGGAGACGGTGTCTGCTATGACTTCTACAGCGAAAAGCGTGTGATTTTCGCCGACATCCATCAAGATGGGCGCACACTTTACCCGGGGACAGGTTTTCGAAATGAGACAGGCGAGGGTGAGGCGCGTGGAACCAAGCTCAACATTCCGCTTTTGCCCTATTCGGGTGACGAGGAGTTTTTCCAAGCATTTCAGGAGGTTGAGCAATTTCTCGAGAAACATGAGTTTGATTTTCTGCTGCTACAGTGTGGAGCTGACGGGTTGATGGGAGACCCGCTTACAAACCTCCAATACTCTGCGAGGGCCCACGGCTACGCGGCTTCGAGGCTTCTCAAGATTGCTGAGAAGAAGTGTGGAGGTAGGATTCTCGCGATGGGTGGAGGAGGATATGACCCTGTGAATGTGGCGCATGCGTGGACAGCCGTTGTGAAGGCGTTTGCAGAGCAGGGTTAGGGTTGGGAAAAAGGGGATAAGAGCACTCGGCGTCGCCGAGAGTTTTAGGAAGCGGCTGGGCTCACGCGCTGTTCTCGCAGGCGTCGTGATGAGGTCGGACCTGCTGGTGGACGGGTTTGTTTTCGGCGCCTGCACCGTTGGTGGCATGGACTCCACCGAGGCAGTTCTAGAGATGTGGCAGCGTCTCGGCCGCATGGACATCAACGTGGTCCTGTTGAGCGGAAGCGTAATCAGCTGGTTTAACGTCGTCGACCTCAACAAGCTTCATCAAACAATAGGCACTCCC
The sequence above is drawn from the Candidatus Caldarchaeum subterraneum genome and encodes:
- a CDS encoding acetoin utilization protein AcuC (histone deacetylase superfamily protein), translated to MMRRIGIARGPQLFLYSFPEPHPLNRVRLEAFYQKLDSEGKNLQGLLFVEPEKAGKDDVMLFHTPAYVEFVEERCRVGKGYLDYGDTPAFPGCFEAASYVVGTTLKLLRMIISGEISAGFNPMGGLHHARRDRAGGFCIFNDAGVAIEYLLRRENMRNVAYVDIDAHHGDGVCYDFYSEKRVIFADIHQDGRTLYPGTGFRNETGEGEARGTKLNIPLLPYSGDEEFFQAFQEVEQFLEKHEFDFLLLQCGADGLMGDPLTNLQYSARAHGYAASRLLKIAEKKCGGRILAMGGGGYDPVNVAHAWTAVVKAFAEQG
- a CDS encoding luciferase family protein; this translates as MRIEFGVCLPNFGKHLSPKSIDVIASEAEELGYESVWITDHLLLPPTQRYPYGNILEAITTMAHVASVTEEVKVGSSVLILPMREPVQVAKALAAIDVLSGGRVVAGFGAGWCEEEFQNLGMNFRNRGRRFDEALQLIKQLWQGGEVSFKGRYYKVEAGIFEPAPAQNGGPPIWIGGNSEHALRRAMKHGQAWHFTGITLDTLSERVSNISKTEGFKISGRFTVDFSGKTPQVVKVRAGENRAILTGSPNKIIDTIEQYINLNVTHFALYFGDKPAEDYVKDMEKFSKEVMPGYI
- a CDS encoding conserved hypothetical protein (ThiW (Thiamine-precursor transporter)) → MNLSKKVALASALSALGIVISPMMFEWLGSRAFPGQHFINVLSGVLLGPLWGAIVAIIIGTVRIALGTGTVFAYPGGIPGAVLVGLFYILLKRLRNPRLRYLAAFAEPIGTVLIGGTIALAVVAPGIGPAVGPAAVMLRNLETLGFWPALLLLWGGWAVSSIIGTVAGFLFLLAAERYGVISRAITATIRRQR
- a CDS encoding cytochrome c oxidase subunit II; translated protein: MERVKLVENATIVGALILFVVIGFWSWNVLNDLEANKPADLTVKVVARQFAWQFVYPDGTVSGELRVKAGQTVRLELNSEDVIHSFYLRDFGLKKDVVPGRTNVLYVTPLEPGTYLIQCAEFCGQGHYSMRANMVVEP
- a CDS encoding cytochrome AA3 controlling protein, giving the protein MNLRRVFYSALGTSLLAILTMSLGSYVSKVGAGMACPDWPLCPLENDPFILLEFGHRIVAFITFLSGVYTFYLGWRTTLRPLAVYAFAALLLQVFVVGAVVIFTAIPPIVIAAHQAVAATVLALHSSLATAAYVIRIQEKHKNTAPEMVPHV
- a CDS encoding cytochrome c oxidase subunit I → MTAVTMEKTQPKPWYKSLYQILSTTNHAHIGMLYIAASYVFLVIGGLLALLMRFELATPQGNLVDSNTYSSLFTIHGTLMVFFWAMPVFAGLGNYLIPKMIGAPDMYYPKLNALSFWLFLAAGVLLMSSWANIGWTGYATLSVIEPSVGVDLWILSLHVAGTSSMVGALNFIVTTWRLRRADMGWWRLPLFVWSWVVTAFIIIFAVPPLAFGLTMLLLDRNLGTGFYLPAQGGDPILWQHLFWFFGHPEVYILVIPAMGIISEILPRLVKKPIVGYRMIALSSVLIAVLSFGVWAHHMFTTGLSPLTLAPFMIMTMLVAIPSGVKVVNWEATLWGGKIRYNTPTIFTLSFIATFIVGGITGVFHPAIPVDWHVHDTYWVVGHMHFILFGAISQAAFAATYYYFPYLTKRMYSESLGKIHAITANVGQYLVFMSMMILGLMGMPRRYYSYVPEYQPWHVVASVGAFLIGIGTAVFLLNVLLSWKFGPKADADPWQSIKNHMPDFPGEYLNQLDKTRQQVVKPEAK
- a CDS encoding DNA polymerase IV, with the translated sequence MPRIVLFLDLDYFFAQIEEVENPELRGKPLCVCVFSGRTSDSGVVSSANYVARRFGVKAGMPIKAAKKLLPEEAVILPVRLEHYANISRQIMDNLKKFNTPLRVESVDEAVMDVTQAVGSDYAEAEEFAKEVKEMIRANFGLTCSVGIGPNRVVAKMAADYSKPDGLTVVKPENLEEFLSDLPVKNLPGIGAKTESILAEHQIKTVGDLSRQSLEKLEELFGPKKAQYLYLASRGIYDEVIEERPPPKQLSKIVTLKRNTREVEEVMETLAAAASQAYTRLASAKFFASKIGLIAITTRLETITRQADIRFGASLDEVLRTLRILLTKLLETDEKMMLRRVGVRFTGLKPVSGQTSLNIFSEG
- a CDS encoding phosphomethylpyrimidine kinase yields the protein MGMVKRVLTVAGSDSGGGAGIQADLKTFAALGVHGMSAITCITAQNTETVTAIHQVPAEIIREQIRVVTVDIGVDAVKTGMLFSEEIIESVADELSEIKVPLVVDPVAVAKSGAPLLKPNAVDALVKKLLPLATVVTPNINEAKLLTGIEISSAEEMVDAAHRIAEMGPEAVVVKGGHLPGETTMDILLYAGNIYKFAAEKIHTRNTHGTGCVFASATAAYLAKGWKIPQAVQAAQRFVNEAIKRGLDIGRGYGPVHPTGAVYENSEKLTALRQLKEALKMIEREESFQRLIPESGSNIVVATEYASSPEDVVGVPGRIVKTPDGFTSALEPWFGASRHVANAVLTAMKHDPSVKSAANIRFDDEILSTLEALGLSVSSYDRGAEPEEVKKEEGRTIPWGIEEAIRKAGGVVDVVYHRGDVGKEPMAVVFGVDAYDVVRKLLRLSRRLAGVEI